A window of the Salvelinus alpinus chromosome 25, SLU_Salpinus.1, whole genome shotgun sequence genome harbors these coding sequences:
- the ston2 gene encoding stonin-2 isoform X5 — protein MDSVSWTSNTKLPGTQSETPISSGRFSSWVTFDDDEEDKPHLHRREQPSHIRLDDLSHFQDANSNLIGSPPNVWKQNGNQQNQNRHLLDLTPDGNPPRTLLTEPKTAPLLPGRTKPYTKKNPFLCEEFNDIQPSPINPFSSYFDCKQEVASQTIQSNGSAHHLESSPSAFSFSSPFFQSFSSHSQEAKRESILVFSSEFEPTRGGGEETVSHVTPPLDRLDLDQLRNLQITDPDDPGSPTLPDDSVEDAEEAKEDGLEGEDESAPYLPDHMTPQDGWAMLLRIPEKKNIMSSRHWGPIYVRLSDGGVLQMFYEKGLEKPFRTLKLDPRYEAAEHRLQNYEEAGRVHTLSVDLVQYRERRRIQPKSPVTHQPIREQLVKLGTTCYHDFLSFRHALVEVLRRLPAVTGGALTGSPIGAGLTEEEVQVEVRDEFYGTVAAGDGRILKQLVMTRVHVLAFLSGSAGCRLGLNDVQVKGKEVVSRHDIIPNTTTRWIRLRDCELHDEHADELEFLSSRQVVFTPPPCRRFQLLAFRTAFAEKTLPFTLRTVASVRGAEVTLQSWLLMSQGFSSNRDTLNLIPCENVAIRYPIPEIWAKNFRRDGVMGERSLKARFNKGASFGTASTSGSEPVMRVTLGTAKYEQAFKAVVWRLSRLPDKNSALGHPHTFFCRLELGSDREVPASLQSHLEVEFDMPAASASKATVRSLSVEDRADAKKWINYKSHYSYQVPIEQKTGGLSESSSPTLDQDQPGECAQQ, from the exons ATGGATTCAGTCAGCTGGACTTCCAACACTAAACTCCCCGGCACCCAATCAGAGACCCCCATTTCCTCTGGACGCTTCTCATCCTGGGTGACCTTTGACGATGACGAGGAGGACAAGCCCCACCTCCACCGCCGGGAGCAGCCATCCCACATACGATTGGATGATCTCAGCCACTTCCAGGATGCCAACAGTAACCTGATTGGTTCTCCTCCCAACGTTTGGAAGCAGAACGGGAACCAGCAGAACCAGAACCGCCACCTCCTGGACCTGACGCCGGACGGAAACCCTCCTAGAACCCTTCTGACTGAACCTAAAACCGCTCCCCTGCTCCCCGGTAGGACTAAACCTTACACCAAGAAGAACCCTTTCCTGTGTGAAGAGTTCAATGACATCCAGCCCTCTCCCATCAACCCCTTTAGTTCCTACTTTGACTGTAAACAGGAAGTGGCATCACAGACTATCCAGAGTAATGGCTCCGCCCACCACCTGGAGAGctctccctctgccttctccttCAGCTCTCCTTTCTTCCAGTCGTTCAGCTCCCACAGCCAAGAGGCCAAACGAGAGTCCATTCTAGTCTTCTCCTCCGAGTTTGAGCCcacaagaggaggaggggaagagacagTCAGCCATGTCACTCCTCCCTTAGACAGACTAGACCTGGATCAGCTGAGAAACCTCCAGATCACAGACCCAGACGATCCAGGTAGCCCCACTCTGCCTGATGACTCAGTGGAGGATGCGGAGGAGGCGAAGGAAGATGGGTTGGAGGGGGAGGATGAGAGCGCCCCCTACCTCCCAGATCACATGACCCCCCAAGATGGCTGGGCCATGCTGCTCCGTATACCAGAGAAGAAGAACATCATGTCGTCACGCCACTGGGGGCCTATCTATGTCCGTCTGTCTGACGGCGGCGTGCTCCAGATGTTCTACGAGAAAGGTCTGGAAAAACCCTTCAGGACCCTGAAACTGGACCCTCGCTACGAGGCGGCTGAACACCGCTTGCAGAACTACGAAGAAGCCGGCCGCGTCCACACGCTAAGTGTGGACCTCGTCCAATACCGCGAGAGGAGGCGAATCCAGCCGAAGTCACCCGTCACCCACCAGCCAATCCGCGAGCAGCTGGTGAAGCTGGGCACCACCTGTTACCACGACTTCCTGAGTTTTCGTCATGCGCTGGTGGAGGTGCTGAGGCGGTTGCCCGCAGTGACGGGTGGGGCATTGACGGGGTCGCCCATAGGGGCGGGGCTGACAGAGGAGGAGGTTCAGGTGGAGGTGAGGGACGAGTTCTACGGGACGGTCGCTGCGGGAGATGGGAGAATTCTGAAGCAGCTTGTGATGACTCGTGTGCACGTGCTGGCCTTCCTCTCTGGGTCGGCAGGCTGCCGCCTCGGACTCAATGATGTGCAG GTCAAAGGTAAGGAGGTGGTCTCCAGACACGACAtcatccccaacaccaccacacgCTGGATTCGCTTACGTGACTGCGAGCTTCATGACGAACACGCAGACGAACTAGAGTTCCTGTCGTCACGCCAAGTTGTCTTCACACCGCCACCCTGCCGCCGCTTTCAGCTGCTCGCCTTCCGCACGGCATTCGCTGAAAAAACCCTCCCCTTCACGCTGCGCACTGTTGCCTCCGTCCGCGGCGCCGAGGTCACCCTGCAGTCCTGGCTGCTGATGTCACAGGGGTTCTCGTCCAATCGGGACACGTTGAACCTCATCCCCTGCGAGAATGTGGCG ATCCGCTACCCCATCCCTGAGATTTGGGCCAAGAACTTCCGTCGGGACGGGGTGATGGGGGAGAGGTCACTGAAGGCGAGGTTCAACAAGGGTGCCAGCTTCGGCACGGCGAGTACTTCCGGGTCAGAGCCAGTGATGAGGGTGACCCTTGGCACGGCCAAGTATGAACAGGCTTTTAAAGCTGTGGTGTGGAGGCTCAGCCGCCTGCCTGACAAAAACTCTG CGTTGGGTCACCCCCACACCTTCTTCTGTCGTCTGGAGCTGGGTTCGGACCGGGAGGTGCCAGCCTCGCTGCAGAGCCACCTGGAGGTAGAGTTTGACATGCCTGCCGCCTCTGCCTCCAAAGCCACCGTCCGCTCCCTCTCTGTAGAGGACAGGGCAGACGCCAAGAAGTGGATCAACTACAAATCACACTACTCCTACCAG GTGCCTATAGAACAGAAGACAGGCGGCCTCTCAGAGAGCAGCAGCCCTACACTGGACCAGGACCAGCCTGGAGAATGTGCACAGcagtga
- the ston2 gene encoding stonin-2 isoform X4, translated as MCVGKHFITGTSRHSVCSTASFWSAVPPSESSWTQSEPGSVWTTQSGKSSVSMGASSCDLPSLNAEERHNESSSRPQSPNSSVFQEDEGIEMDSVSWTSNTKLPGTQSETPISSGRFSSWVTFDDDEEDKPHLHRREQPSHIRLDDLSHFQDANSNLIGSPPNVWKQNGNQQNQNRHLLDLTPDGNPPRTLLTEPKTAPLLPGRTKPYTKKNPFLCEEFNDIQPSPINPFSSYFDCKQEVASQTIQSNGSAHHLESSPSAFSFSSPFFQSFSSHSQEAKRESILVFSSEFEPTRGGGEETVSHVTPPLDRLDLDQLRNLQITDPDDPGSPTLPDDSVEDAEEAKEDGLEGEDESAPYLPDHMTPQDGWAMLLRIPEKKNIMSSRHWGPIYVRLSDGGVLQMFYEKGLEKPFRTLKLDPRYEAAEHRLQNYEEAGRVHTLSVDLVQYRERRRIQPKSPVTHQPIREQLVKLGTTCYHDFLSFRHALVEVLRRLPAVTGGALTGSPIGAGLTEEEVQVEVRDEFYGTVAAGDGRILKQLVMTRVHVLAFLSGSAGCRLGLNDVQVKGKEVVSRHDIIPNTTTRWIRLRDCELHDEHADELEFLSSRQVVFTPPPCRRFQLLAFRTAFAEKTLPFTLRTVASVRGAEVTLQSWLLMSQGFSSNRDTLNLIPCENVAIRYPIPEIWAKNFRRDGVMGERSLKARFNKGASFGTASTSGSEPVMRVTLGTAKYEQAFKAVVWRLSRLPDKNSALGHPHTFFCRLELGSDREVPASLQSHLEVEFDMPAASASKATVRSLSVEDRADAKKWINYKSHYSYQVPIEQKTGGLSESSSPTLDQDQPGECAQQ; from the exons ATTCGTCAGTGTTCCAAGAGGATGAAGGAATAGAGATGGATTCAGTCAGCTGGACTTCCAACACTAAACTCCCCGGCACCCAATCAGAGACCCCCATTTCCTCTGGACGCTTCTCATCCTGGGTGACCTTTGACGATGACGAGGAGGACAAGCCCCACCTCCACCGCCGGGAGCAGCCATCCCACATACGATTGGATGATCTCAGCCACTTCCAGGATGCCAACAGTAACCTGATTGGTTCTCCTCCCAACGTTTGGAAGCAGAACGGGAACCAGCAGAACCAGAACCGCCACCTCCTGGACCTGACGCCGGACGGAAACCCTCCTAGAACCCTTCTGACTGAACCTAAAACCGCTCCCCTGCTCCCCGGTAGGACTAAACCTTACACCAAGAAGAACCCTTTCCTGTGTGAAGAGTTCAATGACATCCAGCCCTCTCCCATCAACCCCTTTAGTTCCTACTTTGACTGTAAACAGGAAGTGGCATCACAGACTATCCAGAGTAATGGCTCCGCCCACCACCTGGAGAGctctccctctgccttctccttCAGCTCTCCTTTCTTCCAGTCGTTCAGCTCCCACAGCCAAGAGGCCAAACGAGAGTCCATTCTAGTCTTCTCCTCCGAGTTTGAGCCcacaagaggaggaggggaagagacagTCAGCCATGTCACTCCTCCCTTAGACAGACTAGACCTGGATCAGCTGAGAAACCTCCAGATCACAGACCCAGACGATCCAGGTAGCCCCACTCTGCCTGATGACTCAGTGGAGGATGCGGAGGAGGCGAAGGAAGATGGGTTGGAGGGGGAGGATGAGAGCGCCCCCTACCTCCCAGATCACATGACCCCCCAAGATGGCTGGGCCATGCTGCTCCGTATACCAGAGAAGAAGAACATCATGTCGTCACGCCACTGGGGGCCTATCTATGTCCGTCTGTCTGACGGCGGCGTGCTCCAGATGTTCTACGAGAAAGGTCTGGAAAAACCCTTCAGGACCCTGAAACTGGACCCTCGCTACGAGGCGGCTGAACACCGCTTGCAGAACTACGAAGAAGCCGGCCGCGTCCACACGCTAAGTGTGGACCTCGTCCAATACCGCGAGAGGAGGCGAATCCAGCCGAAGTCACCCGTCACCCACCAGCCAATCCGCGAGCAGCTGGTGAAGCTGGGCACCACCTGTTACCACGACTTCCTGAGTTTTCGTCATGCGCTGGTGGAGGTGCTGAGGCGGTTGCCCGCAGTGACGGGTGGGGCATTGACGGGGTCGCCCATAGGGGCGGGGCTGACAGAGGAGGAGGTTCAGGTGGAGGTGAGGGACGAGTTCTACGGGACGGTCGCTGCGGGAGATGGGAGAATTCTGAAGCAGCTTGTGATGACTCGTGTGCACGTGCTGGCCTTCCTCTCTGGGTCGGCAGGCTGCCGCCTCGGACTCAATGATGTGCAG GTCAAAGGTAAGGAGGTGGTCTCCAGACACGACAtcatccccaacaccaccacacgCTGGATTCGCTTACGTGACTGCGAGCTTCATGACGAACACGCAGACGAACTAGAGTTCCTGTCGTCACGCCAAGTTGTCTTCACACCGCCACCCTGCCGCCGCTTTCAGCTGCTCGCCTTCCGCACGGCATTCGCTGAAAAAACCCTCCCCTTCACGCTGCGCACTGTTGCCTCCGTCCGCGGCGCCGAGGTCACCCTGCAGTCCTGGCTGCTGATGTCACAGGGGTTCTCGTCCAATCGGGACACGTTGAACCTCATCCCCTGCGAGAATGTGGCG ATCCGCTACCCCATCCCTGAGATTTGGGCCAAGAACTTCCGTCGGGACGGGGTGATGGGGGAGAGGTCACTGAAGGCGAGGTTCAACAAGGGTGCCAGCTTCGGCACGGCGAGTACTTCCGGGTCAGAGCCAGTGATGAGGGTGACCCTTGGCACGGCCAAGTATGAACAGGCTTTTAAAGCTGTGGTGTGGAGGCTCAGCCGCCTGCCTGACAAAAACTCTG CGTTGGGTCACCCCCACACCTTCTTCTGTCGTCTGGAGCTGGGTTCGGACCGGGAGGTGCCAGCCTCGCTGCAGAGCCACCTGGAGGTAGAGTTTGACATGCCTGCCGCCTCTGCCTCCAAAGCCACCGTCCGCTCCCTCTCTGTAGAGGACAGGGCAGACGCCAAGAAGTGGATCAACTACAAATCACACTACTCCTACCAG GTGCCTATAGAACAGAAGACAGGCGGCCTCTCAGAGAGCAGCAGCCCTACACTGGACCAGGACCAGCCTGGAGAATGTGCACAGcagtga